The Shewanella sp. MTB7 genome includes a window with the following:
- a CDS encoding aromatic amino acid ammonia-lyase, producing MIVKHKLKLSSLVIALSCGVAPMVTFGVMAETISLTGTDLTIEQLLKVQSGEANVTVSQKGKQNIQDSFDLLMDSARQGTPVYGLTVGVGKNKDTEVFGKDGKMSDEAVKLSEDFNRDMLFTHAAASGEPIDQSVVRMAMTIRLNQIATGHVGVQSDVARLYEQFVNKNIIPVVPSNGSVGLSDILLASHIGAAMMGEHEVFYKGERMPAAKALKAAGIKPLIPFGKDGLSILSNNAISTAQLVHAMGQAEQLLEFSPKLIAAGLESINGNISPILPHTLDARPMPHVQEVGNDILNNLEGGYLFQRDENRPLQDSLSFRGAHWPVANAISQYNNLEELVHIQINSSDDNPTVYLNAKHSRFNKYPQVEQYFTDGKVSGAINSSANFDTIQLATTTEAFSIAMAQLGKYSSNRQIKMIDPYFTGLPRSLVNPDDTNGQSFYTLQNGFTALFVNIAHASNPVSFYGQANQGGIEDNFSNFHQASKNLTTVVDGVSYIYAFELMTYGQALDLQKKVYNRDLSDANKALLKGLRETVEFYADDTRTFTVDIEASQKFLMKY from the coding sequence ATGATTGTTAAACATAAGTTGAAACTAAGCTCTTTGGTTATTGCATTAAGCTGTGGTGTCGCTCCGATGGTGACATTCGGTGTTATGGCTGAGACTATCAGCCTAACAGGTACAGATCTAACTATTGAGCAACTGCTTAAAGTTCAAAGTGGTGAAGCGAACGTTACAGTAAGTCAAAAAGGTAAGCAGAACATTCAGGACAGTTTTGATCTGTTGATGGATTCTGCTCGTCAAGGAACACCTGTTTACGGTCTAACTGTTGGCGTTGGTAAGAACAAAGATACCGAGGTTTTCGGTAAAGATGGCAAGATGTCTGATGAAGCTGTAAAGCTATCTGAAGACTTCAACCGTGACATGCTATTCACTCACGCCGCAGCATCTGGCGAGCCAATCGATCAATCAGTAGTGCGTATGGCGATGACTATTCGCCTAAACCAAATTGCTACTGGTCATGTTGGTGTTCAGTCTGACGTTGCTCGTTTGTACGAACAGTTCGTCAACAAGAACATCATCCCTGTCGTTCCTTCAAATGGTTCAGTGGGCCTTTCAGATATCCTATTAGCATCGCACATAGGTGCAGCTATGATGGGCGAGCATGAAGTGTTCTATAAAGGCGAACGCATGCCAGCTGCTAAGGCGCTAAAAGCTGCGGGTATTAAGCCGCTAATACCATTTGGTAAAGATGGCTTATCTATCCTTTCTAACAACGCTATATCAACAGCGCAGTTAGTACATGCTATGGGTCAAGCGGAGCAGTTGCTTGAGTTCTCTCCTAAGCTTATTGCTGCGGGTCTCGAATCTATCAATGGTAATATCAGCCCAATTCTTCCCCATACGCTAGACGCTCGTCCTATGCCACATGTACAGGAAGTGGGTAACGACATCCTTAACAACCTTGAAGGTGGTTACCTATTCCAACGTGACGAAAATCGTCCTCTACAAGACAGTCTGTCATTTCGTGGCGCCCATTGGCCTGTAGCTAATGCTATCAGCCAGTACAACAACCTTGAAGAGTTGGTACACATTCAGATCAATAGCTCTGACGATAACCCAACGGTATACCTGAATGCTAAGCACTCACGTTTCAACAAGTATCCACAAGTTGAACAGTACTTCACTGATGGCAAGGTATCTGGTGCGATTAACTCGTCTGCTAACTTTGACACTATTCAGTTAGCAACGACGACTGAAGCGTTCAGCATCGCGATGGCTCAGTTAGGTAAATACTCATCAAATCGTCAAATTAAGATGATCGATCCATACTTCACCGGTCTACCACGTTCGCTTGTGAATCCAGATGATACCAATGGCCAGAGTTTCTATACGCTGCAAAATGGTTTCACTGCACTATTTGTTAATATCGCCCACGCGTCTAATCCAGTCTCTTTCTATGGACAGGCTAACCAAGGCGGTATCGAAGATAACTTCAGTAACTTCCATCAGGCTTCTAAGAACTTGACCACTGTTGTTGATGGTGTTTCTTACATCTACGCATTCGAGTTAATGACTTATGGTCAAGCATTAGATCTGCAGAAGAAAGTTTATAATCGAGATCTTTCTGATGCTAACAAGGCGCTATTAAAAGGTTTACGTGAAACTGTAGAGTTCTATGCTGATGATACCCGTACTTTCACAGTCGACATTGAAGCATCACAAAAATTCTTAATGAAATACTAA
- a CDS encoding flavocytochrome c, with protein sequence MKLMLKKSVLGVAVALPIVLVGCAVTSEIIKSQGTAKGRHGDITVETTFENGKVTAIDIVKQKENKVLSAAVYKDVRQAIIDNNSVNVDGISGATATSNGLKNAVAKSAELAGITLVATAVINGEKLVAQPSEYTYDVVVIGAGGAGFSAGVEAVEAGVSAVIIEKQPIIGGNSLISGGEMNVAGSWVQKNMGITDSKALFIEDTLKGGDYKGDPEMVRVMADNAVAAAEWLRDDIKVDFYIDQIFQFGGHSVKRAVIPKGHTGAEVLSKFAIKAEEIGLPVHTNTTAINLIQDEAGRVVGVKAMKNGKVITYYAKKAVVMAAGGFGANIEMRKKFNPEYDERYGTTNHAGATGDGIVMSAAVNAKTANLGEIQAYPICNAETGAIALIADARFFGAILVNQEGKRFVEELDRRDVISNAILNQTGKYTYVIWNQKIDDLAKTIDMHPGEFNDLNSRGLMFEVDSIEEAAAKFNIPLEALQNTIRDVNKYAATGKDLAFNNRVGLVDMSEGKYWILKATPSVHHTMGGIATTTKAEVLDNNGGIIKGLYAAGEVTGLTHGSNRLGGNAYTDIIVFGRIAGQQAAAQ encoded by the coding sequence ATGAAACTTATGTTAAAAAAGTCAGTGCTAGGTGTAGCAGTTGCGCTACCAATAGTATTAGTTGGTTGTGCAGTAACAAGTGAAATTATTAAATCACAAGGTACGGCTAAAGGTCGGCATGGTGATATCACTGTAGAGACGACTTTCGAAAATGGTAAAGTAACAGCAATTGATATCGTAAAACAAAAAGAGAATAAAGTGTTATCGGCTGCGGTTTATAAAGACGTTAGGCAAGCAATTATAGATAACAACAGTGTTAACGTCGATGGTATCTCTGGTGCAACAGCAACATCTAATGGCTTAAAAAATGCGGTTGCTAAGTCTGCAGAACTAGCAGGTATTACGCTTGTGGCGACTGCTGTCATCAATGGCGAAAAACTAGTTGCACAACCATCTGAATATACTTATGACGTTGTTGTTATCGGTGCGGGTGGCGCGGGATTCTCTGCTGGTGTTGAAGCGGTTGAAGCAGGCGTTTCTGCCGTTATCATCGAGAAGCAACCTATCATAGGTGGTAACTCTTTGATCTCAGGCGGGGAAATGAACGTTGCAGGTAGCTGGGTTCAAAAAAACATGGGTATCACAGACAGCAAGGCGCTGTTTATCGAAGATACGCTAAAGGGTGGCGATTACAAAGGTGACCCGGAAATGGTACGCGTAATGGCTGACAATGCGGTTGCAGCAGCCGAATGGTTGCGTGACGACATCAAAGTTGATTTTTACATAGATCAGATCTTCCAGTTTGGCGGTCATTCAGTTAAACGTGCTGTTATCCCTAAGGGGCACACAGGCGCAGAAGTGCTAAGCAAGTTTGCAATTAAGGCTGAAGAGATTGGTTTGCCTGTTCACACGAACACCACCGCAATTAACCTTATCCAAGATGAAGCGGGTCGAGTTGTCGGTGTGAAGGCGATGAAGAATGGCAAGGTTATCACTTACTACGCTAAGAAAGCGGTGGTAATGGCTGCTGGTGGCTTTGGTGCTAACATCGAAATGCGTAAGAAGTTCAATCCAGAATACGATGAGCGTTATGGCACGACTAACCATGCTGGAGCGACTGGTGACGGTATCGTGATGTCTGCAGCTGTTAACGCTAAAACTGCTAACCTAGGCGAGATCCAAGCATACCCAATCTGTAACGCTGAAACAGGTGCTATCGCCTTGATCGCCGATGCGCGTTTCTTTGGTGCTATCTTAGTTAACCAAGAGGGTAAGCGCTTTGTTGAAGAGCTTGATCGCCGCGATGTCATATCTAACGCTATCCTGAATCAAACAGGCAAGTACACTTATGTGATATGGAATCAAAAGATTGATGATCTTGCTAAGACTATCGACATGCATCCGGGCGAGTTTAACGATCTGAACTCTCGTGGTTTAATGTTTGAAGTTGACAGCATCGAAGAAGCCGCTGCGAAATTCAATATTCCTTTAGAAGCACTGCAAAACACGATCAGGGATGTTAACAAATATGCAGCGACAGGTAAGGACTTAGCATTCAACAACCGTGTAGGCCTAGTCGATATGTCTGAAGGCAAGTATTGGATCTTAAAAGCTACCCCATCTGTACATCACACTATGGGTGGTATCGCGACCACAACTAAAGCCGAAGTGTTAGACAACAATGGCGGCATCATCAAAGGTTTATACGCTGCGGGTGAAGTTACAGGTCTAACTCATGGCTCTAACCGTCTAGGTGGCAACGCCTATACTGATATTATCGTATTTGGTCGTATCGCCGGACAACAAGCCGCTGCCCAATAA